The sequence below is a genomic window from Bacteroidota bacterium.
GGTTTATACCAGCACTAAAGAGCTTGTACAATCTGTAGTCGTGATTTTGTATATTTCAACAAATAATAGTTTCAATGCAATAGACTATATATTTTCCACTAATGGACAATACCAATTTGCAGATATCCAATATAAAGATTATTTAATTCAAGCTATACCTAATTTTAGTTTATACTCATATTTGCCAACTTACAATGGTAATATACTAAGATGGGAGCAAACTACTCCTATTAGCATTGAGGATAGTTTAGAAATTGTCAATATTACTTTGCCTCATGCAACTTTAGCAACTAATGGGAATGGGACAATTAGTGGAACAGTATTTTTCGATCATGATAGTTTGTATGAAGCAAATATTTTCGATAATAACTGGTTTGGCAGATTAACATCAAAAAGTTCCAATAGCTTTACTGTAAGAAATATTCCGGTATTTTTACACGATGATCTTGGCAATGAAATTTTATGCACATTAACTGATATAAATGGAAACTATCAATTTACTGATTTACCCTACAATCTGTATTATATAAATGTTGAAAAAGCAGGTTTTGTTTCAGAAAATATCGAAGTAATTGTGAATGAGACAAATCCTGAAATTGGAGACATTTCTTTTACGATTATTGATAATGAAATCATTGAAAACATTGGTTCAAGCCCATCTTTTGAAGAAATGCAATTTTCAATTTATCCAAATCCGGTGAACGATTTTCTGAATATTGATTTTACAATTAATGAAAATGCTAGCATTAGAATTTCAATTTATGATTGCATTGGCAATGTAATAGCTTCAGAAACAAGTAAAAAAACTATGGGGGAACATTTTATTAAAATGAACACAGAAGATTTGTCAAATGGAATTTATTTTGTGAAATTTGAAATTGATAATTTAATATTTTCATTGAAGAAGTTTGTGAAATAAAAAAATGTAAGTAATCTGTGTCAGAAAATTAGAGTTATTGATAAGTTTAATCTGTGAAACTCGGTGTCTTTTTTGTGGTTCTTTTTGAAACTGCTATTACACAAAGTGACTCAAAGAACTACAAAGTTTATTAAAGATTTTGAAAGCCCATATATTCATTATTTTCAACACTGATTAGCTACGAAGAAATAATGTTCTAATACTTTTTTACATTTTCATATAAAACCAATTGCTGCCATCAAGCCAGAAAAAAGGAACTTAGATTTGTTACATGAAAATGGTTATAGGAACTTTAAGTGTTTCTATATCTGCAATAAAGCTATGTTTTTTTTTTAATTAGCCCATTTTAATAAATATTAACTTTTAGTAATAGACAAAATATCGTAATAAACTTTAGCTTGCACAATTTTTGTTATTGCGAAAAAATATATTTTTGTGAAGTTTTTGAAATAATAGATAGTATGAAAAAGTATTTTATAGTAATTGGTTTGGTTTTGGCATTTATAAGCAGTTCAGCTCAAATTCTGGAACCTGTGAAGTGGAAATTTTCTTCTGAGCAAATAAATGAAAAAGAGGTAGTTTTAATTTTCAAAGCAGATATTGAAAAAAAATGGCACTTATATTCTCAAAATATTGAAGAGGGTGGGCCAATACCTACCGGATTTTTTTTCGACGAATCGACAGATTATGAACTTGTCGGAAAAGTAATCGAAAAAAGTAAGGCTACAACAGAGTTTGACAAAAGTTTCAAAATGGATCTTGCTTATTTTAGCATTGAAGCCATATTCGAGCAGAAGGTCAAAATTCTTACTGATAAGCCATTTGCTGTAAAGGGTTTTATAGAATTTATGGTTTGCGACGATGAGCGTTGTCTTCCGCCTGCCGAAGCTGAATATGAATTCGCATTCAATGCAAATGGCGAAATTCAAGCAGAGCAAAGTTCCATTTCGCATGAAAATGAAGCAAGTAGTAAAAAAACAGAAAGTCAAGTGCGGGAGCCGGAAATTGTTGAGATTGAAAACCCACTTTCCGGCAACGACTCGATTTGGTTACTTTTTTGGTTTTCCTTTGGTGCAGGGCTACTGGCAATTCTCACACCTTGCGTTTTTCCTATGATACCTATGACTGTAAGCTTTTTCATGAACAATAGCAGTAAGGCGAAAGGACGTTTTCAAGCTACAGTTTACGGTGTTTCAATCATTGCAATTTATACTGTTATCGGAACTATTGTTGCAGTTACTCTTGGAGCAAATTTTGCTAACTGGCTCAGTACTCACTGGTTGCCAAATGTGTTGTTCTTTTTAATTTTTGTGATTTTTGCGGCTTCATTTCTTGGCATGTTCGAAATTACCCTTCCAAGTTGGATGATAAATAAATCTGACCAGCAAGTTGACAAAGGCGGAATTTCAGGATCGTTTTTTATGGCATTCACATTAGTTTTAGTTTCATTTTCGTGTACAGGACCAATAGTTGGAGCAATTTTGGTGCAGTCGGCAGGTGGCGATGTGCTTGAACCAATTGTCGGGATGTTTGGATTTTCATTAGCATTTGCTTTGCCTTTTACACTTTTCGCCTTATTCCCGTCGTGGTTGAGCAATCTTCCCAAATCGGGTGGCTGGCTCAATTCTGTGAAAGTTGTTCTTGGTTTTCTTGAATTAGCTCTTGGGCTGAAATTTTTAAGTATCGCCGACCAAACTTATCATTGGGGAATTCTTGACAGAGAAGTTTATCTTGCTTTTTGGATAATAATCTTTTTATTGATGGGAGTATATTTACTTGGTAAATTAAAATTTAGTCATGACAGCGATTTGAAATATTTGAGTTTCCCACGTCTAATGTTAGCAATAATTACTTTTACTTTTGTTCTTTATTTATTCCCAGGAATGTTTGGTGCTCCTTTAAAAGCACTTTCGGGATATTTACCTCCTCAAACATCACACGATTTCGATTTGCATGGGATAATTCGCGATAATGCAAAAATTTCTGGAACTTCCGAGAAATCGAGTATTTGCGATAGTCCAAAATATCACGAATTTCTTCATCTACCGCACGGATTGGAAGGATATTTCGATTACGAACAAGGATTGGCTTGTGCCAAAGAACAAAACAAACCAATTTTTATAGATTTCACCGGGCATGGTTGCGTAAATTGCCGTGAAATGGAATCAAATGTTTGGTCGGAACCACGTGTTCTGCAAAAACTGAAAGAAGAATTTGTAATTATTGCACTATATGTCGATGACAAAAATAAACTGCCTGAAAATGAGTGGATAAAATCTTCTTACGATAGTAAATTGAAAAAAACAATTGGTAAGATTTATGCCGATTTTCAAATTTCCCAATTTAATGTAAATGCACAACCATATTATGTTTTACTCGATAATAAAGGAAATTTGAGCGATTCTGGACATATCAGGAAAAACCTGCTTACAAAACCTCGTGCTTATAATCTTGATGTCGATCTTTTTGTGGACTTTTTGGACGATGGTTTGAAGGAATTTAATGAAAGACAATAGGAAATAAAAAATAAAAAATAAAAAATTAGAAGTGAGCAAGTATTCGCATATTAAACAACTGGCTATCAATACCATTGAAGAGGAAGCACAAGCTGTAAAAAAACTTGCGAATTATATCGACGATGATTTTGCAAAAACTGTGGAAATAATTTTCAATAGTAAAGGTAGAGTAATTATTACAGGAATTGGCAAAAGTGCTATTATCGCTTCCAAAATTGTAGCAACACTAAATTCGACCGGCACACCTGCAATTTTTATGCATGCTGCCGATGCCATTCATGGCGATTTGGGGATTGTACTGGAAGACGATATTGTAATGTGTTTGTCGAAAAGTGGGAATACACCGGAAATAAAAGTTTTGGTTCCATTGATAAAAAATCTTGGAAATAAACTTGTAGCTTTAGTTTCTAATACAGATTCTTTTTTGGCAAAAAAAGCCGATTATGTTTTAAAAGCAACAATAGAAAATGAAGCTTGTCCTAACAATTTAGTGCCAACTTCGAGCACTACCGCTCAGCTTGTAATTGGAGATGCATTAGCCATTTGTTTAATCGACCATAGAAAATTTTCAATAAACGATTTTGCAAAAACGCATCCTGGAGGTTCCCTTGGCAGAAAACTGTATATGCGAGTAAGCGATTTGTTTGTTCACAATGAAGTTCCTAAGGTTAATCTAAATTCGATAGTAAAGGATGTTATTATGGAAATTTCATCGAAAAGACTTGGTGCAACGGCAGTTTTAGACAATTCTGAAAATCTTATTGGAATAATTACTGACGGTGATATTCGGCGAATGTTAGAAAAAAATGAATCGATAGAAAAACTTACTGCCAAAGATATTATGTCGGAAGCTGCAAAAACTGTTGAGCCACATGCAATGGCAAGCCGTGCTTTCAATTTGATGGAGCAAAACAATATAACTCAGCTAATTGTAGCAGAAAATGGTAAATATCTTGGAATGATTCATTTGCACGATATTTTAAAAGAAGGTATAGTATAAATAAGTCAAAATAGACGAAACAAATACTTTAAAAGTTTTATGGAGAACAGACAAAATATTGAAGAAAATGAAATGTCGTTTCTGCAACATCTTGAAGCTCTGCGTTGGCATTTGGTCAGGAGTGTTTTAGCCGTTATGGTTTTAGCAATTACAGCATTTGTTTTTCATAAAATAATTTTTGACGAAATAATAATCGCTCCCAAAACTCCCGAATTTTTCACGAATAGGCTTTTATGCCAATTTGGAACATGGGTTGGGGTGGAAAAATTATGCATAAATAGGCAACCTTTTGATATTATTAACATAAAAATGGCTGGGCAATTTTCTACCCATATTATGGTTTCATTGGTTCTTGGTCTTGTTATTGCATTTCCTTATATTATCTACGAAGTATGGTCTTTCATTAAACCCGGATTACGTAAATCGGAAAGGAAAAAATCGAGAGGCGGTATTGTATATAGCTCTCTTCTTTTTTTGCTGGGTGTTGCATTCGGATATTATATAATTGTTCCGTTATCAGTTCATTTTTTAGGATCTTATACAGTGAGCGAACAGGTGAACAATCAGATAAATCTGAGCTCGTATATATCAACTGTAACATCAGTAGTTTTGGCAAGTGGTGTGATTTTCGAGTTACCTATTTTGGTTTTTTTTCTAAGTAAAATTGGTTTGGTAAGCCCCGAATTTTTGAGAAAATATCGTAAGCATTCGTTAATAATTATTCTTGCATTATCGGCAATAATTACACCTCCCGACATTTTTTCTCAGGTTTTGGTTTCGGTTCCATTGTTGATTTTGTACGAAGTTGGAATTGCAATTTCTAAACGTGTAACAAAAAAGTCTGATGAAATTTTAGAATCATGAAATTTTCCGGCTATTTTGCTATAATTTCATTTCTGTACTTGTTTTGCTTTAATGCCCCAATTTCTAAATTAATAATTCAAAAAAACAGAAAATTGCAATTCATTTTAAATTCATAAGAATATATAAGCATGAAAAATTCTCTTTTTTACTTCTTCCTTCTGATAATTAGTATTAGTAGCTATGCTCAGGATACAATTTCAGTGCAAACCCTGACATTCAATGACATTACCAATCGAAGAGATATTTACAAATTTCCGGATGATACAACTCAGTTTAAAAAGATTTTAATGTATTACACTTTAAAATGCGATGCTGCAACCACGCAAGATCAATATGATTGCGGCGAATGGGATTATTTGACATATACAACAGTTTACGATAATCGAGGGATTTTGGATTCTACATATAATTCTGCTAATAGTTTTACTGTAAATGGCTCAACTCCTGATAGTTTTGCTTTGTCAAATTCAGTTTTATGGGATTATTTTCAATCATGGCAATACAACATTTCTCACATTGATACTATGAGTTTCGATACTGCAATTATTGGAAGTGGAGTTGATACTTGCAACATATTTAATGCAGAAAATGCCAGCAGTAAATTTCAATATTTATATTCTGCATCAGAACTAATTGCAGCGGGCTTAGATTCTGGAGATATTAGTGGTCTCAGATTATATTCTTTATCAAGTAGCGGCTCTATTGAAAAACTTAGAATCAAAATGAAGAATGTGAATCTTAATTCTTTATCAACAGATGAACTGCAAGATTCCTTACAAACGGTGTTTTATAGCAATGTTCAGATTAACCAAGCTGGCTGGATTGATTTTCAGTTTCATGAGGTTTTTAATTGGATAGATACGCTTTCGGTGGTAGTTGAACTTAGCTACGAAGGACAAGGCTCAAATCCTATATTAATTGCAAGTCAAGCAAATTCTGTAAATTCAGGAATATTTTCTTCAGGAATAAATTTTGTTCAATCTCAAAGCTCGGGAGGATCTTATGTAGATTTTGGAAATGGAGCTCAACAAATTGGTAGTAGCCCAAGAACTTACGAGATGTGGGGATATACCAACGCTTTCAATAATGGTGGGCTTTTTCAGGGAGGAATTACTGGCTCTACTTCAATGGATTTTTCTCTGCGAACATTAAGTACTCTTGATAAATGGAGAGTGCAGACCTGGGGTTCCGGCGAGTTTGATATTACAATTTCTGGTTCAAGTAAAAGCTGGCATCACTATGCCATGAGTTACGATGGCGATACTTTAAAATTCTTTTACGATGGAGAATTGGTAGGGAAGGAGGAAGCCTCCATAAATACAGATAGTCACGAACTCTGGAC
It includes:
- a CDS encoding KpsF/GutQ family sugar-phosphate isomerase, with the protein product MKQLAINTIEEEAQAVKKLANYIDDDFAKTVEIIFNSKGRVIITGIGKSAIIASKIVATLNSTGTPAIFMHAADAIHGDLGIVLEDDIVMCLSKSGNTPEIKVLVPLIKNLGNKLVALVSNTDSFLAKKADYVLKATIENEACPNNLVPTSSTTAQLVIGDALAICLIDHRKFSINDFAKTHPGGSLGRKLYMRVSDLFVHNEVPKVNLNSIVKDVIMEISSKRLGATAVLDNSENLIGIITDGDIRRMLEKNESIEKLTAKDIMSEAAKTVEPHAMASRAFNLMEQNNITQLIVAENGKYLGMIHLHDILKEGIV
- a CDS encoding DUF255 domain-containing protein, which codes for MKKYFIVIGLVLAFISSSAQILEPVKWKFSSEQINEKEVVLIFKADIEKKWHLYSQNIEEGGPIPTGFFFDESTDYELVGKVIEKSKATTEFDKSFKMDLAYFSIEAIFEQKVKILTDKPFAVKGFIEFMVCDDERCLPPAEAEYEFAFNANGEIQAEQSSISHENEASSKKTESQVREPEIVEIENPLSGNDSIWLLFWFSFGAGLLAILTPCVFPMIPMTVSFFMNNSSKAKGRFQATVYGVSIIAIYTVIGTIVAVTLGANFANWLSTHWLPNVLFFLIFVIFAASFLGMFEITLPSWMINKSDQQVDKGGISGSFFMAFTLVLVSFSCTGPIVGAILVQSAGGDVLEPIVGMFGFSLAFALPFTLFALFPSWLSNLPKSGGWLNSVKVVLGFLELALGLKFLSIADQTYHWGILDREVYLAFWIIIFLLMGVYLLGKLKFSHDSDLKYLSFPRLMLAIITFTFVLYLFPGMFGAPLKALSGYLPPQTSHDFDLHGIIRDNAKISGTSEKSSICDSPKYHEFLHLPHGLEGYFDYEQGLACAKEQNKPIFIDFTGHGCVNCREMESNVWSEPRVLQKLKEEFVIIALYVDDKNKLPENEWIKSSYDSKLKKTIGKIYADFQISQFNVNAQPYYVLLDNKGNLSDSGHIRKNLLTKPRAYNLDVDLFVDFLDDGLKEFNERQ
- the tatC gene encoding twin-arginine translocase subunit TatC; the protein is MENRQNIEENEMSFLQHLEALRWHLVRSVLAVMVLAITAFVFHKIIFDEIIIAPKTPEFFTNRLLCQFGTWVGVEKLCINRQPFDIINIKMAGQFSTHIMVSLVLGLVIAFPYIIYEVWSFIKPGLRKSERKKSRGGIVYSSLLFLLGVAFGYYIIVPLSVHFLGSYTVSEQVNNQINLSSYISTVTSVVLASGVIFELPILVFFLSKIGLVSPEFLRKYRKHSLIIILALSAIITPPDIFSQVLVSVPLLILYEVGIAISKRVTKKSDEILES